TGGAAAAGGCAGGGTCTGTCCACAAAGGTGCGGTCACTCCAAAACTGATGACGGGCGGGCGAGGGCTACCGCCGATCAATAAAGGCAAGATCCCTAAAAAGAGGACCTCTGTTATCACAAGATCAATTTCTTTCTCCGCAATGGTCTGTTCCAGACCTCGATATTGATCGGGAATACGGTCGCCAAAGAGATGCTTCAGGTAGATGAGGGTCTGATCGGCGGGCTGTGCCGTCCGAAGTTCGGGTATGAGTTCACCGAGCTTGTGGTAGTCGTAATTCGCATTACCAAGCAGCGGAACGAACCGCATTCCGGTGGCTTCCACCTTGGAGGCGAAGAGATCGGATGTTTGAAAAAATACTTCGTGTCCATTCTCGGCCAAATGTTTTCCAAGCGGGAGCATAGGGTTTACATGTCCAACTGTAGGGGTAACGGCGAAGAGAATCTTGCTCATGAAGCTCCTAAGGCCGGTGCTGGCGAGAAAGATGCGGAATGCCAGACTCCCGACAGCAGATAAGACACTTCAACGAGTGCGTCTATTCCCGACGAACTTGAGAAAGAAGCGAGTGCCAGCGCTCTCACCTCAGTCTTCTGCGACCTGTTATGCTGAACGCCATGAAGGCCCCTGCGAAGCCGAATAAAGTGGGGCTAGCCGGTGCAACGGTTGCTCTTGTGCTGTTGACGGCCTTGAACTTCGTCAACTACATCGACCGCTACATTCTCCCCGGTGTGCAGGAGATGGTGAAGCACGAGTTCTCGCTCACCGATCAGGCTGTGGGTGCATTGACGACATGGTTCTTTATCGCTTACATCGTCGCGGCTCCGGCTACGGGATGGCTCGGCGATCGTATGTCGCGCAAGCTCCTGATCTTCGCCGGAGCCTTGCTTTGGAGCGGTGTGAATCTCTTCACCGCCTTCGTACACAGCTACGACGCTCTGCTTGTTCGCCACGCCGCGTTGGGTATTGGAGAAGCGAGCTTCGGCATCTTCGCTCCCGCGGTGCTCGCCGACTTTTATCCTGCGGAGCAACGGAATCGCGTGCTTACGATCTTCAATCTTGCAGTTCCAGTGGGCGCCGCGATTGGCTATGCTGCGGGTGGTGGACTGGCAGCGGCCCACGGCTGGCGCGCACCATTTTTTGTCTCGGCAATTCCGGGAATTATTTTTGCCTTCGCCGTTCTCTTCTTCATGAAGGAGCCGAAGCGCGGAGCCAGCGATAAGAGCGAATCGAAGCCCGAAAAGCAGATGGTTCTCGGCCTCGTTAAGAACCACGCCTATACCACCTCTGTGATCGCCTTTGCGATGGTGACCTTCATGATCGGCGGAGTCGCAGCATGGATTCCGACGTTCTTCCAGCGCTTCCACGGCATGTCGCTACAGAAGGCAGACTTCTCCGTGGGAGCGATCACAGTCGTCGCGGGTATCGCAGGCACTGTCCTGGGCGGGATCTGGGCACAGAAGTGGATCAAGACGAACCATCGCGCTCTGTATCTGGTGAGTGCGTGGAGTGCGTTGTCGTCCATACCGTTTGCTCTCCTTTGCTTCTTCGGCCCCGGCAAACTTAGTCTGCCGTCGCTTGCGCTCGCAGAGTTTTGCATCTTCCTCGGCACAGGACCTCTCAACGCTGCGGTGGTCAATGCTGTTTCATCCCGTGTCCGCGCAACGGCACTGGCAGGAGAGCTTTTTCTTCTCCATGTGCTTGGAGATGCTCCATCGCCTCGACTGATCGGCGCTGTCTCCGATGCGACGAACCTTCGCCTCGGTCTGGCAGTCACTGTAGTCGCTCTTGCTATCGCGGGAGCGTTACTCTTCTACGGAGCGCGCTTCGCTCCGAAGGTAGAATCTCAACTGGCATGAAAGTAGCGGTCGAAATCATTGCGTGGTTGATTGCGCTTAGTTGGTGGTCTCGCGTCTTGCCCGCGATTCTCTATACTCCTCGACTTCCCGATCTTCTGAAGACACCGAAGGAGTCGCACTCAGCCTCTTCGATTACCATCATTGTTCCTGCACGGAATGAAGCAGCAGCCATTGGTCAGACGCTGCGTTCACTCGCCACTCAGGACCACGCGTTGCTGCGCGTCATCGCGATCAATGACCGTTCGACCGATGCAACCGGTAGCATCATGAATCAAGTTGCGGCTGAATATCCTGCAGTGATTCAGGTCCTTCACCTCTCCGAACTTCCGTCCCAATGGACGGGCAAAGTCCACGCTATGGCCCTGGCTGCGCGGAGCGTCGAAACCGACTGGATGCTCTTCACGGACGGCGATGTGAACTTCGCACCTTCAGCGATCCGTCTTGCCTTGGCCACGGCGGAAGGCGAACGAGTAGACCACTTCGTCCTCCTTCCGACGATGGAGATTCATACACGAGGTGAGGGTATTGTTCTCGGCTTCTTCCAGATCGTCTCCATCTGGGCAGTGCGTCTCTGGAAGGTCAAGGATGTGCACGCTAAGCGGGATATTGTCGGCGTTGGCGCTTTCAACCTGATTCGTCGGGAGGCCTATGAAAAAATCGGTGGCTTCGACGCGATGCCGATGGAGATCCTCGAGGACATGCGCCTTGCAAGCACGGTCAAACGCGCAGGTCTGCGTTCGCAGGTCGGTTTCGGTCGCGACTTCATCCGTATCCATTGGGCAGAAGGTATGCGCGGCATTGTTGGAGTTCTCACCAAGAACATGTTTGCCGGGGCTCTGTTTCGAGTGGAACTGGTGCTTGCCATCTGTCTCTGGCTTACCGCGTTTTGCGTCCTGCCGTTCTTCGGTCTTTTCGTCCATGCAACGCGCTGGCAAGCGGTAGTTACTCTTCTCGCAATGGTCGCCACCTATATGCTTTATGCGAAGCAAAGCCGCATTCCGGTCTGGTATGTTCTTGCAGCTCCGTTCGCGGCCGTGGTGATGATCTATGCGGTCCTGCGGTCTATGCTCTTCGCCCTTCGGCAGCGTGGCGTGACGTGGCGCGGAACGTTTTATCCTCTAGCCGACCTGCGCCGCCGCGCGCGTTCCATCGAATGATTCGTTTCCCCTGACCGGATCATCCAATCGCTATGGCACACGTAACACTTTCGGTACTGGATCTGGTTGGAATGCGCCCCAGCGAAACAGCTGGTGGAGCGATCGCCCGCAGCGTAGAAACCGCGCAGCATGTAGAGCGCCTTGGTTACAAACGCTTCTGGCTGGCAGAACACCACTCCATCGCAGGCCTCGCCTGTTCCGCCACGGCGGTCCTCATTGGTCACGTCGCGCAGGCTACGAAGACGATCCGCGTAGGCTCCGGCGGTGTGATGCTCCCGAACCACGCGCCTCTGATCGTCGCCGAGCAGTTTGGCACACTCGCCTCGATTTATCCCGACCGTATCGACCTGGGTCTGGGCCGCGCTCCAGGTTCCGACGCACCGACGATGCGTGCTTTGCGCCGTGATCTTCGCAGCACCGGCGAGGAGTTTCCCGAGCTGCTGCAGGAGCTTCGCGGCTATCTCGGAGCACCCAAGGCAGGACAGATCGTCCACGCGGTTCCCGGCGAGAATACGAACGTCCCTGTGACCCTGCTTGGTTCCAGTGGATTCAGCGCACAACTCGCGGGCCAGTTAGGTCTGCCATTCGCCTTTGCTGCACACTTCGCACCGGACTATCTGCTGCCTGCGATCCATCTTTACCGCCAGAATTTTCACCCCTCCGCGACGCTGAGCGAGCCGTACGTGATGGCCGGTATCCCTGTAATCGTAGCGAATACAGATGAGGCAGCTCAGCACCTCTTCACTACGCCGCAACAACGCTTTCTCGCGCTGATTCGGAGCCAGCCTGTCGAACTGAAAGCGCCGGTGGACACGATGGAAGGGGTGTGGAATGCGATGGAGAAAGAGGCTGTGGATGCGCGTCTTCGCGAAGCCATCGTCGGTAGCTCTGAGACTGTGTCACGGAAGCTCAAGGAGTTCCTGCAAAAGACGGGCGTTCAGGAGATCTTTGCTGTTACGGATACGTATGAGCAGAGTGACCGATTGAGGTCTTACGAGTTGCTTGCGCAGGCGGCGGGATCGCTTAGCTAGGGTTTTTTTCTTTTGTCATTCCGTAGCGAAGCGGAGGAATCTGTTGAGAAAAGCAGATCCCTTCGCTTCGCTACGGGATGACAAAGAAAGAGAGCATGCTCTTTCTACAGAACAACGAACTCTTCGACCTTAGCCTTCGTAGCACTGCCATTTGCACCGTAGTGGCTCTTCACGTAGTCATCCAGAATCACTTGGAACTCTCCAACGATATCGTCCCCGCGGAGCGTCTTCGCGAGCTTCCCGTCGATGTAGACAGGAGCGACTGGATCTTCGAAGGTGCCTGGGAGCGAGATGCCGATGTTGGCGTGCTTGCTTTCGCCCGGTCCGTTCACAATGCAGCCCATCACCGCGAGTTTCATCTCTTCCACGCCAGGATAGTTCAGCTTCCACTCGGGCATGGACTCGGTAATGTAGTTGGTGACCTGCTCGGCCAGCATCTGGAAGTAGGTGCTGGTGGTGCGGCCGCAACCGGGGCAGCTGGTGACCTGAGGGGTGAAGCTGCGAATGCCGAGTGCCTGCAGGATCTGCTGTCCGCAGCGAACTTCTTCGGAGCGATCGCCGTCCGGCGTTGGCGTAAGGGAGACGCGAATCGTGTCTCCGATACCCGAGAGCAGCAGCGGAGCGAGGCCCGCCGTGGAGGCGACGATGCCCTTCATTCCCATACCTGCTTCGGTGAGCCCGAGATGCAGAGCGTGGTCGCAGCGTCCGGCTAATTCTTTGTAGACGTCAATCAGGTCGCGAACGCCGGAGACCTTGGCCGACAGGATGATCTGATCGCGACGCAGGCCGTAGCTCTCGGCAGCAGCTGCATTGTCCAATGCGGACCGAACCATGGTTTCCAGCATGACATCGCGAGTCTCCAGGGGCTGAGCCAGTTTGGAGTTCTCATCCATCATTTTGGTGAGCAGCGCCTGATCCAGCGAACCCCAATTCACGCCGATGCGGACGGGCTTCTGGTTCTTGACGGCGCACTCCACCATCGTGCGAAAGTTGTCGTCATCTTTCCGGCCGATGGAGACGTTGCCGGGGTTGATGCGGTACTTTGATAGTGCCTGCGCGCATTCGGGATACTTGGTCAATAGCTGGTGGCCGTTGTAGTGAAAGTCGCCGATGATGGGCGTATTCCAGCCTTTTTTCGCCAGGCCTTCCACGATATAAGGAACAGCCTTCGCCGCCTCGTCGTTATTGACCGTAATGCGGACCATCTCGGATCCGGCGCGGGCCAGGGCAGCGACCTGCTGTACGGTGCTTTCAATGTCTGCCGTATCGGTATTGGTCATCGACTGGACGACGACAGGAGCACTGGAACCGACAAGGACACCGCCAATATTCACGGTAACGGACTGACGGCGATCAATAGAAGGCATAGGATTCTCTCCCCTATTTTACCATTCTGCCGCGATACACTAATCTGACGTGGCCCGGTAGCTCAGATGCATAGAGCGGCGCACTCCTAAGGCGAAGGTCGGCAGTTGGACTCTGCCCCGGGTCACCATAAACATCAAGGAAATAAGTCACTTATTTAAAGTGATGTGTTGGCGGCTATTTGCATCAGCACGGTTTCGTATAACCTTTGGTACATCTCACCCGTATTGCAGCTCATTGCTTTACCGCGTGATTTGAGAGCCATGACAGAGCTTCGTCGTATCAATTTGAAGCTCAAAGAAAGGCCGTCGACCCCACTACGATATGTACCTAATGATGATTTCCAGGGGCCAACAACGCCTTTTCGCTTTCGCTGGAACTTCGGGAAGCCGCGCTTGGGCGTCTCTTGAAGAGGAACCACACGGATACGGCAGCAATACAACCCAAAACCCATAAAGTCCACCAACCGATGGATCTATGGCGCAAGGCTTGCTTGAAGCTGCGCCAGGTCGGAGATTGCAGGGTTTCACGTAGGACATGGGTGAGCCTTTTATCTTCGTCAAGCATGCGGTTCTGCTGCGCGGAAGTTATTTGCGCGTCAAGGGTGGGATTACCTTCGAACGCCCTATCCCAATGACTGAGAATCGCGTGGAGGACTGTGCTGCCGCAGAGCCACGCGGATTCGTAAGCCAATTTGGCTCCCCCCGGATACGGAGAGGTGAAAGAGTCGATCGCGGTGGTGCCGGGAGCTTGCATCGAGTAATTACTGGCTGTGCGGAGAACCAGGACTCGATTGATATCTACCCGATGAATGTGATCTAGCCGTGCGAGAGCGTTCACAATGCCGGAATCTTCCATCTCCGTCATCACAAAGTTTCCCTTGCCACCCGTGTTAAGCTTCACAAAGTCGTTGGCAAACGAAGTGAGATTTGTGCCATACCAGTAATGGTCGGACGCAAAATCGTCGCCGAGCAGCACGAATGGCGGGCGTTGCGCATTCGGGTGGCCCGTGTAGGCAGCGCGAAAGGCCTCGGTAGCCGAATCGTCCGGTAGTTTAAGACTGCGGGTTTGCTCAAATGCCCAGGCCACCAGCTTTGGATTGAGCGCAAAAGTGTTGAAACCCGGGCGAACTATCGTTGAGTTGGGACGTGCGGAACCCGCAGGGAAGAGGCCATAAGGCCAGTCGGTTGGAGCCTCACGTATATCTATTTCGCTCATGACATCGCCGACCACAAAATTCGCCCAAGCGGCCGACCCTATGGAGGCGTCTTCCGGATCGACGCCCGCGATGCCATTGATGATGATGTAGGCATGTGTGAGGTCGAAGTGCGGATCCAGGCCGATCGCCATCATGGACGCTGAGGCATTGATGAGGGTGTCGCCACTGATCATGCCGAGTACTGTATGTTCGGCATTTGTGTGGACAGGTAGCGGGACGCCAGGCACGTCGAGAGTCTCAGGCAGATGTTCTCGGGCGCCCCAAAGCTTAAACTCGTTGGGGGTGGTAACCGCGATAACCGCTCGAATCAACCACGGCTTTGGCTGCTGTTGCGGTGTGACTTGAGGCCGAATTTTCGATGGGTCAGCGACGAAGAGCAGTGAAAGGAACCCAGCTATCACAGAGTTGCGAATTGAACTGCTCATGCTTAGCTCCAGAAACGCGCCAACCAACGACAAAGAACGTCCGTTGGGGACTTTGATATAGCCCCTCATTCCGTTGGACATCTCAGTTGATCCAGGTGACGCGTTGCGATGTCTTTTCGAAGGTAAAAACCCCACTTGTCTGCTATGCCTCCATCAGAATCCGGCACATAGCAATAGTCATACTCTCCTGTGATTTTGCTGTTGGACAAAAGATAGGGAGCATGGCTTAAGGAATTTGCTCTTGTCTCCGGGCGAGTGGGGTCGATTGGACCGCCTGGAATGATTGCTTGCGGGTTCCACTTGTTCAGGGTTTGGCTGACGTTCCACTTGTTGTGCCCAGGCATTCCGCCCTTGGCTTTGCGCGTCGCGATCGATTCATCCGCCACGCCATTGAAGTCAGCGATTTCGAATCGAGGCAGATCGTAACTCACGCCAAGATTAAAGAATCCGATGGAGCCGTCCGTGGGCGCCAGGTTGATTGCAATCCATTGCGAAACGAAAAATTCTTGTGCAGTCGTTGACTCATAGAGCGAATCATGTGAGATGACAGCGTTCTTGTGGCGTTGCGCAATAAGAGAAGTCAAGCTGCCTATGACGACTACCGCCATGAAGGCCAGGAAAGCGCGAAATCCCCTCGTCGTGGACTGAGGGGGCGAAGCTGAAGGTTGACGTCTGTATATGGGGGCGATGTCCAGCAGCTCTTTCAGTCGATGTTTAGAAGAGGACAACAACGCGGGGGACGAAACGGCGATCAGGACGGCCAGTTGGCATACTGGCGACCAAATCATGCGCGCACCGCTGAGGTAGTCGCTGTTGTACAACGCGATGATCGCTGTAACCAGGCAGGAACTGACAACGAGGAGGCCTTTTTCCCTGGACATTGTGTGAGAGAAGGCGAAGTAGAAGACAGTTAACATCACGAGCAGCGTCAGAGCGCTGTAGGAGAGAATTCCATTCGCAACGATGTATTTGAGGATGTAGCCAAGAGAGGGTGCCGCGCCAAACTTGAGTCTCGTGGTCGTCGGTGTGAGATGCCCAAACTGGTGGAGGTTAAGGGCGAGAGCTGCACCTACCAGCACTATGTACGGGCCCGCTCCGAAGAGGAGAAATTGGCGGGAACTCGTGGACGCTAAGTATGCGACTGCGAGAATTCCAAGCGAAAGGATGAGACCGTCTGGCCGAAACAATGTGCTGAGGACCAGAAGAAAGGATACGGCGACCATTCTGCGGGAGGTCATTCCGGGTTTTAAGGACAAAGCGGTTGCGAATGCCAGGACGAATCCCTGGAAAAGGTGATCCCAGCCATTGAGAGCGAATTTGAAGTTGGTCGAGGTACAGACGAGCAACGACACGAGAAGTAATGCGTTGGTGGTGGATCTCGAATACCAGACGATGATCGCCGCTGTACCCGCCACAGAGAAGAGGCCTAACAGGGCATAGAAAACTATGGCGACATTCGGTTGCAGGAACTTCAACAAGCAGGCAAACAGATACGGAGCGATATAGGACGTTGATGGCTGAGCTACATCAATCCGGTTGAACGCTGGTATGCCTCGCCCACGCAGGATATAGCTGGATCTGAGGGAGATCATGACATCGTCGGAGAGGCGAACGGGCGACGTGAAGAGCTGTCGCGGTGTCCCAGGCTGAGACGGGCGGGCAAAACCATAGATGTCTGGCCAAGTCGCGCATACCACTGTGAAAATACATGCGAAGGCAAACGTGAGAATAGCCACAAGTCGTTTGTTGTTTTGAACGCGAGGGAGGCTTGAGACTGGGTTATTTCCGTTTTTCACAGTATCAATCCATTGCTCTCTTACCGAAGGCGGTTGCTCCGGTTCTCACCTGCATCCCTGAGGTATCGTTAGCGGGACCTAACGAACTTTATTCGAAGCCTGGCACCCAAGTTGTCATGGAAATGTCTATTCATCGGTGCTGTTTGTCGAGAGCCGCTACGTCTTCTTTCTATGTATTTGTTGGCTGCTTGCGGTTCGCGTGATCGATGCGGGCGGCTGCGAACACAACTCCCAAATGCGGACGCTAGAATTGATCTGTGAAACTCCTATTTCTTTTGCAAGTCTTCTATTGTTCCCGCTCTGCGTGGCCCTGACCGGCTGCGGCAAGCCTGCACTCGATGTGCCTGCGTCCTTGACCACAGTCGGGCAGGCAACGCCCATCGCCGTCTATGTGCGCGATCCGCACGGTGTCAGCAAGCTCACCGCAACTCTGGCTCAGAACGGCGCGCAGTATCAGGCATGGCAGGCCCCAGCTGCTTCGAAAGGCGCTGATACTGCCTTCAACTTCGAGATCGGCGTCAAAACCACACCCCAGCTGCACGATGGTCCCGCACGCTTGATCCTCGAAGCCACATCTGGCGGTCTGTTTCACGGCACCACTCGCCTGGAACGCGAGGTGAATGTGGTCACGCTGCCGCCTCTCATCAGCGCGGACTCCGACCAGCACTACCTGTACCTCGGCATGGCGGATCTCGCGACGATGAACGTTACGGGCTCCTATACCTCCGCAGGAGTCCGCGTCGGAAACCAGACGTTTCGCGCCTGGCCGATGCCCGACGGCAAGCCCGGCCTCTTTTCTCTGTTCGCCTTTGCCTGGAATATGCCTCCAGGAACGACGCCTCTGGCCTACGCTTCCAATAGTGCCGGCAACGATGTGACGACGCCGCTGACCGTGATCTTCCCCAAGAAGGAACAGCCTGTCTACACACAGCATGAGATCCAGCTCTCCGACCAGTTCATGCAGAAGGTCCTGGGCGAGCTCGACCCCAACGGCACGGGTGATCCCGTTGTGCGCTTCGTCAAGATCAACACCGAGATGCGTCAGGCTAACAACAAGACGCTGTCCGACCTGCGCCTGAAGACTGCAGAGAAATTCCTCTGGTCTCAGCCCTTCACGCGCCAGTCGCATGCGCAGGCCGAGGCCACCTTTGCGGATGTACGCAGCTATATGTACCACGGTAAGAAGATCGATCAGCAGGTGCATCTTGGTTATGATCTAGCCGTCACACAGCATGTAGGCGTCGAGGCCTCGAACGACGGCCGTATCGTCTGGGCCGCCCCTCTTGGTATCTACGGTAACTGCGTTGTGGTCGATCACGGCTACGGTCTGCAAACGATCTACGGCCACATGAGCCGGATCGATGTGCATGTGGGTGACATGGTCAAACGCTCACAGATTATGGGTCTGAGCGGTATGACTGGAATGGCTGGCGGCGACCACGTCCACTTTGCCATGCAGCTCGATGGTGTCCAGATCGATCCCAAGGAGTGGTGGGACGCGCACTGGATCCAGGACCACGTCGCCCGTCGTGTCGATCTGCCCGGCTTCGGAAAGTAATTGCGCGAACAGGACGAGGCGGTCTAAGAGATGGGCCGCCTCGTCGTGAAGCTAAGAAGCGCCTATCCGCTCCAGAATGAGCTGCGGTGCCGATGCATTGGCCGCGAAGCTTCCGGCACCGATGAGCAACTCGAATCTCTGCAAACCGCCATGAGCCATCTTTGCCCGCTGTAGAATCGGCATCATCAACGAAGGCGTAAGGAGAAACGTAGTGGCCGCTTCCGTGCCAGCCGTGTTCAATCCACCCACAATCAGAACATGTCCCGTTGAGGTGAGATTTGGAACATAGGTGATGAGGCCGTAGGTATGATTCGGGTCCGGAGTGCCATAGATTTTCTGCTCTCCGGCTCGTGGTTGCGCATTGAGGATTCCTGACGGTTTGTTCGTGCCAGCGTTGATGGTGAAGCGAAAGTTCATCTGGGGCTGAAAGAGCTCGATCCATGGATTGGCTTCAATGGATCCGATTAAGATCGCATTCCCGACTCTGAGGTCTTCCATGCGCAGATCACGAGCATATCGAATCATCATGCGTGCGGGCACGGCTTCTTCCAACTGTCCCAGATGAGCAACAAAGTCCAGGTCAACGACGCTGGTGTAGCGCCTGGCTCCGAGCTTGAGTATCTCTGGGGCACCCGGACTGTTGTCTATCTTAAGATTGGTCCGATAGCTTCCATTGACATAGCTGGCAAGCGGCACGGGCCTCTCCGTAAGCCCTTGCATGATGATCAGTCCATCATCGGACGGCACGATAAACGTGTCTTGCTCTTTGCTGAAAAGCTGCGTCCAAAGCGTATGCGACATTGCCGCAGCTGGCGAGAAGTTCGTTCTCTTAAACAATTGGCTGGACAGGAGAAACGCCCCTCCGATGCCAAGGAGCATACCCACCAGGAATGCAGGCAGAGCGAAGTTCCAGAGACGCTTCGCTTTCGGTTTTTTAAACCAACCAGCAGATGAAAGACCTGAGCGATTGTCACGCGTCTCCGTTTCCGCTATATCCTCTGCGTTTGGCAGGACGGAGACCCCGCCCAACGTGTATTCCTCTTCGGAGTCGCTGCCTTCAACGGACTCCACCAGGCCGGACGCTTTCTCACTTAGCTGATTAAAAAACTGGGGGACATAACCGCCACGCGGGATCTCCATACGCAGCGGCTCATGGCTGCCCTCGCCAGAAAAATATTCTTCAAGGCGTTTGCGAAGATTGCGGGCATAGCTGCGAACGATATTGTCTTCATTCGAGTCGTAGCCATCGGGTCGTCCGAAGACGAGTACGCCGATCTGCTGTTCGGTGATCTCGTCGCCGCGATCCAGGATGTGACGATCGACAACATAGAGCAGGAACTCCGCCATCAGCCGAGAACGGCCAAGGCTTCCACTGGCCGCGATACGCTGGGCCAACTGCCAGCGCGGATCATCGCTGCGGTCAGCCCTTTCCGTAGGCGCCTTTGGCAACGGTAAAGTGAATTCTCCGTTTCTCTTTATGGGTGCTTCTAAAGTCTGCATGAGTCCTATGTCACTTACTGAGAGCGAGTCTATGGGGCTTATGTGAACGCCCGGTAAATTTGCCCTGCGTGAACTCTTCGAACACACGTGTATAAAAGTGCGGCGCCGAAATGCAACTGCTTTATTCCAAGCGGGATAGGTCGCGGTTGCCGTGCATGCAGGGACGCACACCTGAAATACACCTACCGCCGCCAGCGTGATTCTCCAATACTCGGGTCATTCAGGTCATCTCTGTGTTCGACGTAAATCAGCACGCAAGCCACTTAGAAACGAAGAGGAGCAGTAATGATTTTTTTGATGCGACATTCAACCGTGAGAAAAGAAGTGTCTTCCGCAAGACGACGCTTTTCACAGCACGGTCTCCCGTGTAGTCCTTTGCTCTCCTTCGGTCATGCATCTGGTTCTTCCGTGGGAGTAACCAAACGCTGCCTGCATTCCAACTGGGCTGCAACGCTCATCCTGCTTTGGCTTTTGGTCGTTCCTGCAACCGGGCTCAGAGCGCAGTCCGATCTCTCCGGCATCTCGGGAACGATTACAGATGCTTCAGGTGCTGTCGTCCGTGGAGCGGAGGTCACCGTCACGGATGAAGCAACCGGCACGTCCCACAAAAGCACGACCAATGACTCCGGCTACTACACCATCCCGAGCCTTTCGCCGGGCAAATACACGATCGTCGTCGAAGCCCCTTCCTTCGCGAGCCTGACGAGCACGGGGAACAATCTTGATCCCTCGGTGTCCACCACGGCCAATCTGCGACTCAAGGCCGGTTCCACGACAGAGACAGTGCAGGTAGCCGCTCAAGAGACAGCCATCCAGACCGATAGCACAACGCTCGGCAAAGTGATCACCGCCAATCAGGCTGAGACGCTGCCGCTGAGCGGACGCAATCCGATTAACCTTGCTCTTCTGAAAGCGGGTGTTACCAGCACCTCAGGCAATGTCTCCAACTTTCAGTTCAGCACAGGTCTGGGCGCTCTGAATATCAACGGCGCACGCGAGCGGGACAACCTGTTGACGTATGACGGTGCGGTGGCCGTTCGAGTCCGCGCCAGTGGCGACTCGACGGGCGTCCTCGATCTGGACGCGGTGCAGGAAGTGCAGGTGCTCTCGGCCAATTATCCGGCGGAGTACGGTCGCTCCGTCGGAGGGCAGGTCCGCATCATCACCAAGGCCGGCACCTCTCAGTTCCACGGCAGTGCGTACGAGTATCTACAGAACCCGGTGCTGAATGCCAACACCTGGGTACGCAACCACAACGCGAATAACGCGAATCCAAACTATCCTGCAGCTCTCAAGACGAATTTTGTAGCGCCATTCACCTTCAACCAGTTCGGTTTCAACGTCAATGGTCCGCTATATGTTCCACGCGTGTTGCCAAAGGGGAAGGTCTTCTTTCTCTACTCGGAGGCGTTCGTTCAGTTTCCGGCTACCAATACGAACCCGGTGACCGTGCCTAATCCAGCCTTTCGCACAGGCGACTTCAGTTCGATCGCAACCCACATCCGGGATCCGCAATCCGCGCTGCCCTGCGATCCCAAGACTGGCGGAGCTGGCTGCTTTGCGGGAAACATCATTCCGAAGTCCCGCCTTAGCCCGAACGGTGTAGCTCTGCTCACTGCCTTTCCCACGCCCACTCCCAACTTTCTCCTCGGGACTCAGAACCTTCTGCAGGTGGCGAGCCATCCACAGACCCAGCAGATCGACACAGGCAATCTCGACATCATCCC
This genomic stretch from Terriglobus saanensis SP1PR4 harbors:
- a CDS encoding M23 family metallopeptidase, with product MFPLCVALTGCGKPALDVPASLTTVGQATPIAVYVRDPHGVSKLTATLAQNGAQYQAWQAPAASKGADTAFNFEIGVKTTPQLHDGPARLILEATSGGLFHGTTRLEREVNVVTLPPLISADSDQHYLYLGMADLATMNVTGSYTSAGVRVGNQTFRAWPMPDGKPGLFSLFAFAWNMPPGTTPLAYASNSAGNDVTTPLTVIFPKKEQPVYTQHEIQLSDQFMQKVLGELDPNGTGDPVVRFVKINTEMRQANNKTLSDLRLKTAEKFLWSQPFTRQSHAQAEATFADVRSYMYHGKKIDQQVHLGYDLAVTQHVGVEASNDGRIVWAAPLGIYGNCVVVDHGYGLQTIYGHMSRIDVHVGDMVKRSQIMGLSGMTGMAGGDHVHFAMQLDGVQIDPKEWWDAHWIQDHVARRVDLPGFGK